GGCAGCCGGCGAAGCCCTCACATTTGTCGCCCGAGACTTTTTCTCGCTGGCAGGATGATGAAAAACTCAACCACCCTGCGCGAGCGGAGCGAGCTCGGCGCGCTGGCCGCGCCGTAAGCAGCCCGATCCGTGGCGGCACGATCGATTACGGGTCCCCCACACCATTGAGCATTCTAGAGTGGACCCTGACGGCACAAGCGGATAAGCCGGAATCGCCGGTCATCGGATACCGGAACACCTGTCCGGTGCCATCGCTGCAGCTAGCCATCACCGGGCGTAGCTGCCGGCACTTTTTCGAGAAGTTGGCCGTATCGGTCGCCTGGTGGGCCTCATGAAATGCCTTCGCTCTCGAAACCATAAAGGGGTGAGGGATCATCGTGAATCGCTCGAAGCAGGGAATACGGAGCGGGTTGATGGGCAGCGCCGCGAATGGCTGGGTATCGATTCAAAGCGTCTGGTCAAGATGCCTTGATGGGCCTGGAAGCGGCGTCGGGCCGCAGCTGTCTCCGTCGTCCCTCGAGCAAATGTTAGTGAAGCCCGAGAAAGGGGGGATCATGCGCCCGCGCTTTCGCTCGCTGATGCGAGCGCCGTATCGTCTGCTCCCGTTGCTCCTCATTCTGCTCGCCCCCTCGTCGGCCTTCCCTAATGAGGACCGCCAGGATGTGCCGGCCTCCGACCCAGGCCCGGCCGGTGAGACGCTCGAGGGTACCCGTGGCTATGTCGGGGCCTTCGGGGGATATTCGACGGCCGGCGCCGAGGGCCTGGAGGACGGATTTCTGGTCGGCGGAAACGCCGCCTTCTTCTTGCTGGAGCACGTCGGCATCGAGGCCGGCGTCCACCGCCGGAGCACGGATCTCGCCTCGACGCCGTCGAACGCGCTCTCGGGAGGCTCGCTGGATTCGACGATCGTCACCGCGGGCGTCGTCTTTCGCTTTCCGGTGAGTGCGCGTGTGGTTCCCTACGTCGCGGGCGGAGTGGCGTATTTCTCGAACAGTTTCGAGATCGATGCATCGCTCTCCGGCCGACTGGCCGCCTTGAACTTCCAGGCAACGGAAGAGGTGGATAGCGCGCTGGGGTTCAACGTCGGAGGCGGAGCGTACGTCGTCTTGGCCCGTCGGTTCCAGGTCTTTGGGGAGGCCCGATACCTGAACGCGCTGTCGGATACCAGGGCCGAGCTCCGGGACACGATCAGCGGGACCACAGCCGAGGTCGGAGGCAACCAGGGCCTGAACTCGCTCGAGATCCGCGCGGGCGTGCATTTCGTGTTCTCGCGACGCTAGTAAAGAGAAAGGTGGGCAAGCCATGATGGGATTCCCAAAAACCCCCTTCCCGTTTCCGGCTAGGGGCATTGCTCTTCTGGTGATGGCGCTTGTGCCGGTGCCCGGCTCGCCGCAGGTGACGATTGACGAGGGTCCGCTCCCGCCCCCGACACTGCGCCGGAGCTCTCCGAGTCTCGATTCGCGCCTCGCGCAGCTCGCCGAGATCGACCGCCGGGAGGGCCGGGAAGCCGCCTCCCGCTTCGCGGCGGCCAACGCCATTCCTCTCGACGCGCACCAACGAGTCCGAGTGCTCATTCATCCGGGGACCGCCTTCTCGATCGGGGCGGAAACGGCGATCGCCGCGCGGGTTCTCGCGTTCGGCGGGGACGTGCAGGGACGGGTCGGCGATTTGGTCGAGGCCCTGGTGGCCATCGAGGCCGTGGAGTGGCTCTCGGGCCCTCGCGAGATCGGCTGGATCGAGCCCGCCCCGCTTCCGGTCACGATGCAGGTGACTAGCCAGGGCGTCGCCGTCACCCAGGCGAGCGAGATCCTGGAAGGCGGCGCGTCCTATCGCCCGTCGGCGGAACCGATCCGAGTGGGCATTCTGGATGGGGGATTCGAGGGCTATTCGAGTCTGCTCGGCGGCGAGCTGCCCGCGAGCGTCACCGCCCGGTCGTTCCATCCGCTGGGGATCGGAGGAGGAGGCGTCATGCACGGGACGGCATGCGCCGAGATCGTGCACGATATGGCACCTGACGCGGATCTCTATCTCGCGAACTTCGATACCCTGAGCCAACACGGCGAGGCCGTGGACTGGCTCGTTTCGCAGGGGGTGGAGGTGATCTCTTACTCCGTCGGCTGGTACAACGCCGGCCCCGGCGACGGGCGGGGAAGGGTCAACGATCACGTCCGCCGGGCGACCACGGCCGGCGTCGAGTGGGTAGGGTCGGCGGGCAACGACGCGGAGACCCACTGGGAAGCGACCTTCTCCGACACCAGCGGCGACGGCTGGCACAACTACACGTCAACCGACGAGGGCAACACCGTCTCCCTCCGGGAGGGCGACGTCTTCATCGTCTTCCTGAACTGGGACGACTGGTTCCAGTCGAGCCAGGACTACGACCTCTACATCTTCGACTCATCGAGCGGCCGGCTGGTGGCGTTCTCCGAAAACTATCAGGACGGCTCGCAGCCCCCCACGGAGGCCGCGGGATTCGTCGCGCCCTCTTCGGGCAACTACTTCGTCGCGATACGCCAGTTCAGCGCCACGCGAAACGTGAAGCTCGAGGCCTTCTTCTTCACCAGCTCCCCGAATCGGGTGCAGTACGTGGTGCCCGAGGGCAGCCTGGCCATCCCCGCCGACACAGATGGCGCGATCGCGGTTGGAGCGACCTACTGGCGTGACGACGCACTGGAACCTTTCAGCTCTCAGGGGCCCACGACCGACGGACGGACGAAGCCGGACCTCTCCGCCCCCGACGGAGTGGATACCGCGACCTACCTGGCCCTGGGGGGGCCCTTTTTCGGGACATCCGCCTCGGCCCCGCACGTGGCGGGGGCCATCGCCTTGCTGAAGGCCCGATTCGGGATCTACAGCCTGGATCAGGTCATCGAGATCCTCTACGGCCGCGCTCTCGACCGGGGTGCGGCGGGCAAGGACAATCGGTACGGGGAGGGACGGCTCGACCTCGTCGGCCGATGAGGGGCCACTCGGTTCGGCGCCGGAAACTCGAGGGGCTGTAGAATCCCCGCTTGCGAGCCCGTCGACACCGATCCCTCACCTTTTTTCCTGGAAATCCTCCAGTCGTGCCTTCTCCAAGTCCTCCGGGAGCATGCAGGGCACGAACTCGACCGTCGACTCGAATGTCAGGAACAGGTGCTCGGCGATTTTGGGGATGTAGGAGGCATCCGGCAGATCCACGACCATGATGCCACCCCGTTTGCCTTTGTTGGCGCAGAAGTACACCGCCTCGGGTTTGATCGCCTCCAGAATTTTTTTGATCGCGGGCCCAGCGGTTCCGTTCTTGACCATCGTATTGAAAGGTTCTACCGGGTTTTGGAAACTAACCAGCATGCGCATTGCAGCACCTCCTGTCATGCTCGCAGCCGCGTTAACTTGGCCGCATTCGTGGGCAAGGAGCATACCGTATAGCCGAGACGACGTCGACGCCATCAACGTGACCTTCGGCGAGCTCCAGCTCATTCCACCCGGAGCGAGCTCATCGGGTCGAGTCGCGCGGCCCTGAGGCCGGGGATCAAGCACGCGACAACCGCAGTCGCTCCAAGACAGAGCACGACGCTTACTAGCGTGCCGGCGTCGATCGTGCCCACCCCGAAGAGAAACCTCGCGAGAAACCGCGTCAGCACGAAGCTAGCCAGAAGACCCAGAAGGACGCCGAGCGCGCTCAGCGACAGGGCGCGTCCCATCACCAATCGCAACACGTGCCCCCCGCTCGCACCGAAAGCCATCCGAACTCCCAATTCCCGCCGACTCCGATTCACCCAGTAGGAGATCACACCGTAGATCCCGGCGGCCGAAAGCAGGAGCGCCACACCGGCGAACGCGATGAGCAGTCGGGCCAGAAATCGGTCAGTCGAGATCGACGCCGCGGCGAGCGAATCCAGCGTGAACTGACCGCTGACCGGCTGTCGTCGATTGAGCGCCAGCGCCTCCTCGGCGATGGCCTTCGCTCCCGCGGTGGCATCCGCCGAGCGGGTGACAACAGTCATCGCGCTATAAGCGGCCTGGGGATGGGGAAGATAGAACTCGGGTTTGTAAGCGGCGGCCGGTCCTTCGAAGTGAACGTCGCCGACGACCCCTACAACGAGAAGCTCTCGACGCCCGTCATAGATGAGAAAACGCTCGCCGACCGGGTTCCGTTCTGGCCAGGCGAGCCGGGCGAAGGTTGCGTTGACGAGCGCGACCGGCTGTGTATCCGCCCGGTCGTATTGGTCGATCGTCCGACCCGCCAGTACCGGAATCCCCATCGTCTCGATATAGCCTGGCGTGATGGTTCGAAAGAAAGACTGCCTTACTTCGCCCCTCGCCCGCTCCTCTCCCGGTAGCGTGTAGGGCAAGTCGTAATCGATGGTGATCGGATCCATGGGAAG
The sequence above is drawn from the Vicinamibacteria bacterium genome and encodes:
- a CDS encoding outer membrane beta-barrel protein; the protein is MKPEKGGIMRPRFRSLMRAPYRLLPLLLILLAPSSAFPNEDRQDVPASDPGPAGETLEGTRGYVGAFGGYSTAGAEGLEDGFLVGGNAAFFLLEHVGIEAGVHRRSTDLASTPSNALSGGSLDSTIVTAGVVFRFPVSARVVPYVAGGVAYFSNSFEIDASLSGRLAALNFQATEEVDSALGFNVGGGAYVVLARRFQVFGEARYLNALSDTRAELRDTISGTTAEVGGNQGLNSLEIRAGVHFVFSRR
- a CDS encoding S8 family serine peptidase, with the protein product MMGFPKTPFPFPARGIALLVMALVPVPGSPQVTIDEGPLPPPTLRRSSPSLDSRLAQLAEIDRREGREAASRFAAANAIPLDAHQRVRVLIHPGTAFSIGAETAIAARVLAFGGDVQGRVGDLVEALVAIEAVEWLSGPREIGWIEPAPLPVTMQVTSQGVAVTQASEILEGGASYRPSAEPIRVGILDGGFEGYSSLLGGELPASVTARSFHPLGIGGGGVMHGTACAEIVHDMAPDADLYLANFDTLSQHGEAVDWLVSQGVEVISYSVGWYNAGPGDGRGRVNDHVRRATTAGVEWVGSAGNDAETHWEATFSDTSGDGWHNYTSTDEGNTVSLREGDVFIVFLNWDDWFQSSQDYDLYIFDSSSGRLVAFSENYQDGSQPPTEAAGFVAPSSGNYFVAIRQFSATRNVKLEAFFFTSSPNRVQYVVPEGSLAIPADTDGAIAVGATYWRDDALEPFSSQGPTTDGRTKPDLSAPDGVDTATYLALGGPFFGTSASAPHVAGAIALLKARFGIYSLDQVIEILYGRALDRGAAGKDNRYGEGRLDLVGR
- a CDS encoding panthothenate synthetase, which gives rise to MRMLVSFQNPVEPFNTMVKNGTAGPAIKKILEAIKPEAVYFCANKGKRGGIMVVDLPDASYIPKIAEHLFLTFESTVEFVPCMLPEDLEKARLEDFQEKR